One Tolypothrix bouteillei VB521301 DNA window includes the following coding sequences:
- a CDS encoding glycosyltransferase family 2 protein, translating into MSEVKPSQNIAQFIELLKSRDFNYSPSANPTPIVSIISSFFNEYKYFEETYQCLKNQTFQDFEWIIVDDGSTEPNAIDLFSSLTQRSLKIKTIYHNLNHGIATGRNTAISQASGKYLFFMDLDDLIDPTYIEKCVLFLETHPEFSFVNSYCVGFQQQEYWWNHGFQQTSAFIQHNWVTVMLMYRKADFDKLGGFDENLRFYEDWERWLKAIVNHQKGWTIPEYLHCYRRNNSRLFLTSRGDATRERQVIELIQSRYQEFFVKNQFSNLELKKSQLLMLILKPFKFLSKINLKTRYRGSAFSVSFRILKLVEQISSISI; encoded by the coding sequence ATGTCTGAAGTCAAACCCTCTCAAAACATTGCTCAATTCATCGAACTATTAAAATCTAGAGATTTTAATTATTCCCCTTCTGCTAATCCTACTCCTATAGTATCTATCATTTCTTCTTTTTTCAATGAATATAAATATTTTGAAGAAACTTATCAATGTCTGAAGAACCAAACTTTTCAAGACTTTGAATGGATTATAGTAGATGATGGTTCTACCGAGCCAAATGCCATCGATCTATTCAGCTCTCTTACACAAAGATCTTTAAAAATCAAGACAATATATCATAATTTGAATCACGGGATAGCTACAGGAAGAAACACAGCAATATCCCAAGCGTCAGGTAAATACTTATTTTTTATGGATTTGGACGATTTAATCGATCCAACTTACATAGAGAAGTGCGTTCTGTTTCTAGAAACTCATCCAGAATTTTCTTTTGTTAATTCCTACTGTGTAGGATTTCAACAGCAAGAATATTGGTGGAATCACGGATTTCAACAAACTTCTGCCTTTATTCAACATAACTGGGTTACAGTCATGTTGATGTATAGAAAAGCGGATTTTGATAAGTTAGGTGGATTCGATGAAAATTTAAGGTTTTATGAAGATTGGGAAAGATGGCTAAAAGCAATAGTCAATCATCAAAAAGGATGGACAATACCAGAATATTTACATTGCTATCGTCGTAATAATTCTCGTCTTTTCTTAACATCTCGTGGAGATGCTACACGTGAAAGACAAGTCATAGAGTTAATTCAGTCACGCTATCAAGAGTTTTTTGTAAAAAATCAATTTTCAAATTTAGAATTAAAAAAATCTCAGCTTTTGATGTTGATTTTAAAACCTTTCAAGTTCCTTTCAAAAATAAACTTGAAAACCAGATATCGGGGAAGCGCATTCTCTGTTTCTTTCCGCATCTTGAAGTTGGTGGAGCAGATAAGTTCAATCTCGATTTAA
- a CDS encoding class I SAM-dependent methyltransferase, translated as MNNLEEQDLNSINNQTNRYAKDWNQYSQTWEEEFGNKYSYLGEEWNDDDTLERKRDNFYFTMYAERFLRAEQTVLEVGPGGGKWTVRIAPKVKKLIVLDVSEEMLKRTKERCESLGIFNVEYVLANGFDFHQIPNESIDFFFSFDVFVHIALEDTFPYTQEIYRVLTPGAEGVCHYAINSVPESWERIEENNQWYQGGKCTLGQYYYHSPDSLRRMVEYCQLIMKEQHQEAWNCVCVFQKPKKVKRTSSQSQDNSREIEQLELKLQQTQEKLKHSQSLVKELQNSKIWLQSQYEIWKQQAEENQRQWEDSQAWIQKLQAGKEWLEIQYHNWKQKAEEAQPQIERLEFQLQQTQAKLEQSLERLQQIQVEQQHSQSNSNKLL; from the coding sequence ATGAATAACTTAGAAGAACAAGACTTAAATAGTATAAACAATCAAACCAATCGTTATGCAAAAGATTGGAATCAATATAGTCAAACGTGGGAGGAAGAATTTGGCAATAAATATTCTTATTTAGGTGAAGAATGGAACGATGACGATACGCTAGAACGAAAGCGAGATAATTTTTATTTTACCATGTATGCCGAGCGCTTTCTTAGAGCGGAACAGACTGTTTTAGAAGTAGGACCTGGTGGTGGAAAGTGGACTGTTCGAATAGCGCCAAAAGTCAAAAAACTTATTGTTTTAGATGTCTCTGAAGAGATGTTGAAAAGAACGAAGGAGCGTTGTGAGTCTTTAGGAATCTTTAATGTTGAGTATGTACTAGCCAACGGTTTTGATTTTCATCAAATTCCCAATGAAAGCATAGATTTTTTCTTTAGCTTTGATGTATTTGTGCATATTGCCTTAGAAGATACATTTCCATATACCCAAGAAATTTATCGCGTTCTTACTCCGGGTGCGGAGGGTGTATGTCATTATGCGATAAACTCCGTTCCAGAATCTTGGGAAAGGATTGAAGAGAATAATCAATGGTATCAAGGTGGTAAATGTACTTTAGGGCAGTATTATTACCATAGTCCCGACTCTTTACGGAGAATGGTGGAGTATTGCCAACTGATAATGAAAGAGCAGCACCAAGAAGCTTGGAATTGTGTGTGTGTCTTCCAAAAACCTAAAAAAGTTAAACGAACTTCATCTCAATCTCAAGACAATTCTCGTGAGATTGAGCAATTGGAATTGAAACTGCAACAAACGCAGGAAAAACTGAAACACTCCCAGTCTCTTGTCAAAGAACTACAAAATAGTAAAATTTGGCTGCAATCTCAATACGAGATTTGGAAACAGCAAGCAGAAGAAAATCAAAGACAATGGGAAGACTCACAAGCTTGGATACAAAAACTTCAAGCAGGTAAAGAGTGGCTTGAAATCCAGTATCATAATTGGAAGCAAAAAGCAGAGGAGGCTCAGCCACAGATTGAAAGATTAGAATTCCAGTTACAACAAACCCAAGCTAAATTAGAGCAATCGCTAGAGCGACTACAGCAAATTCAGGTAGAACAACAGCATTCACAATCTAACTCCAATAAACTCCTCTAG
- a CDS encoding glycosyltransferase, with amino-acid sequence MSFNQPLVSIILTSYNYDKYIGQTIESVLSQSYQNWELIVSDDGSRDRSLEIIYSYQDNRIQVLTSETNQGAGQAYNKAYALCQGKYICSLDSDDYIAPDKLEKQVAFLESHPETDILGTFIIEINAKSQIIHETHEAWFNQDLNLNYPENWIWRNHLCHSSMMMRKELHDRVGLFNNQLIHTPDYEFWIRCFVSQCHFDILTENLTFYRSHGENITHKNPPRAFLETAYIFVKYFKRFLVEKQRNDLINQYVFLFLKNENYSNASITIKSNLLQQLVCTEAVKFQDFDSFAQILQNSSNHSLLVNLLDEYKLQVDGTQVQLQDTRSQLNHLLVRIQKLQEDKDWLQSQYNVWQQKAKESQRAWEESRLSVQELQEGKDWLQSQYNVWQQKAKEAQRAWEESRLSVQELQEGKDWLQSQYNVWQQKAKEAQRAWEKSQLSVQELQEGKDWLQSQYNIWRQKAEESHTQVERLQLQLQQAQAELERSQSHLQQAQAELERSQSHLQQTQAELEELYETFKKLENSKLWKLNKVWHSLKARIFQKIT; translated from the coding sequence ATGAGTTTTAATCAGCCGCTAGTATCTATCATTCTAACTTCTTACAACTATGACAAGTACATAGGTCAGACAATAGAATCGGTACTATCTCAGTCTTATCAAAATTGGGAACTGATCGTTAGTGATGATGGCTCTAGGGATCGCTCTTTAGAAATTATCTACTCTTATCAAGATAATAGAATTCAAGTCTTGACCTCTGAAACAAATCAGGGTGCAGGTCAAGCATACAACAAAGCTTATGCACTTTGTCAAGGCAAGTATATTTGCAGTTTAGATTCAGATGACTACATTGCACCTGATAAACTGGAAAAGCAAGTAGCATTTTTGGAATCACACCCTGAAACTGATATTTTGGGAACATTTATTATTGAAATTAACGCCAAAAGCCAAATTATTCATGAAACGCATGAAGCATGGTTTAATCAAGATCTAAATCTCAATTACCCTGAGAACTGGATATGGCGAAATCATTTATGCCACTCATCAATGATGATGAGAAAAGAACTGCATGACCGTGTTGGGTTGTTCAACAATCAACTCATTCATACACCTGATTATGAATTTTGGATTAGATGTTTTGTAAGTCAATGTCACTTTGATATTTTAACAGAAAATCTAACTTTTTACCGATCTCATGGAGAAAACATTACTCATAAAAATCCTCCAAGAGCTTTTTTGGAAACGGCATATATTTTTGTAAAATATTTTAAACGTTTTTTAGTAGAAAAACAAAGAAACGATTTAATTAATCAGTACGTGTTCCTTTTTTTAAAAAATGAAAACTATTCTAATGCGAGCATTACCATCAAATCTAATTTGTTACAACAGTTGGTTTGTACTGAAGCTGTAAAATTTCAGGACTTTGACTCTTTTGCTCAAATTTTGCAAAACTCCTCAAATCATAGCTTGCTGGTTAATTTGTTGGATGAATATAAATTGCAAGTAGATGGCACGCAAGTTCAATTGCAAGATACTCGATCTCAATTAAACCATTTACTAGTCAGGATACAAAAACTTCAGGAAGACAAAGACTGGCTGCAATCCCAGTATAATGTTTGGCAGCAAAAGGCAAAGGAATCCCAACGCGCATGGGAGGAATCACGACTGAGCGTACAAGAACTTCAAGAAGGTAAAGACTGGCTGCAATCCCAGTATAATGTTTGGCAGCAAAAGGCAAAGGAAGCTCAACGCGCATGGGAGGAATCACGACTGAGCGTACAAGAACTTCAAGAAGGTAAAGACTGGCTGCAATCCCAGTATAATGTTTGGCAGCAAAAGGCAAAGGAAGCTCAACGCGCATGGGAGAAATCACAACTGAGCGTACAGGAACTTCAGGAAGGCAAAGACTGGTTGCAATCCCAGTACAATATTTGGCGACAAAAGGCAGAGGAGTCTCACACACAAGTCGAAAGATTACAATTGCAGTTACAACAAGCACAAGCTGAACTAGAGCGATCGCAATCTCATCTGCAACAAGCACAAGCTGAACTAGAGCGATCGCAATCTCATCTGCAACAAACACAAGCTGAACTAGAGGAGTTGTATGAGACTTTTAAAAAATTGGAAAATAGTAAATTATGGAAATTGAATAAAGTTTGGCACTCCTTGAAAGCAAGGATTTTTCAAAAAATAACTTGA
- a CDS encoding DegT/DnrJ/EryC1/StrS family aminotransferase, producing the protein MSRNQPFEQPIYVTRPLLPDLEKFNDKLKEIWNSKWLTNNGLQHQQLEKQLQEFLKVPYLSLFNNGTVALIVGCQSLRLSGEVITTPFTFPATPHVLTWNNIKPIFCDIDPVTMNIDASKIESMITPETTAILGVHVYGTPCDVVAIQNIANKYGLKVVYDAAHAFGVEINGVGIGNFGDLSMMSLHATKLFHTAEGGVLLFAAPHLKTSVDLLKNFGIKNEEEVVMPGINGKMNEIQAALGLVLLDYVEEERSKRQRLVDTYRRCLQSIPGITLLPQLPGVTSSYQYFVIRIEPELFGVDRDYIYNQLKKYNIFTRKYFYPLCSDYACYKHLPSANSANLPVANVVAKQVLSLPLYGNLTTDDIERICAILTAIGCKKNEF; encoded by the coding sequence ATGAGTCGAAATCAACCCTTTGAACAACCAATCTATGTAACTCGTCCCCTGCTACCAGATTTAGAAAAATTTAACGATAAGCTTAAGGAAATTTGGAACAGTAAATGGCTGACAAATAATGGACTGCAACATCAACAACTTGAGAAACAGTTGCAGGAATTCCTCAAAGTTCCTTATTTGTCATTATTTAATAATGGTACAGTAGCTCTGATAGTTGGTTGTCAAAGCTTGCGTCTCTCTGGAGAAGTGATTACTACTCCTTTTACCTTCCCGGCTACCCCTCACGTATTAACCTGGAACAACATCAAACCAATCTTTTGTGACATCGATCCAGTGACGATGAATATAGACGCTAGTAAGATTGAGTCGATGATTACCCCGGAGACTACGGCAATTTTGGGAGTTCATGTCTATGGTACTCCTTGTGATGTGGTCGCAATCCAGAATATCGCTAACAAGTATGGTTTAAAAGTCGTTTATGATGCGGCTCACGCTTTTGGGGTAGAAATCAACGGAGTGGGCATAGGTAACTTTGGTGACTTGTCAATGATGAGCTTACACGCCACTAAACTGTTTCATACAGCTGAGGGAGGCGTCTTGCTGTTTGCTGCACCTCATTTGAAAACAAGTGTTGACTTGTTGAAAAATTTTGGTATTAAAAACGAAGAAGAAGTGGTTATGCCTGGAATCAACGGTAAGATGAATGAAATTCAGGCAGCTTTAGGTCTAGTTTTATTGGACTATGTGGAGGAAGAAAGAAGTAAGCGACAGCGATTGGTAGATACTTATCGCAGATGTTTACAAAGTATTCCTGGAATTACGCTTTTACCACAACTGCCCGGTGTTACCAGTAGTTACCAGTATTTTGTAATTCGGATTGAACCGGAACTTTTTGGTGTTGACAGAGACTATATATATAATCAACTCAAAAAATATAATATTTTCACGCGCAAATATTTCTATCCGTTGTGTAGCGATTACGCCTGCTATAAGCATTTGCCTTCTGCAAATAGTGCTAACCTTCCTGTGGCAAATGTCGTAGCAAAACAAGTTTTATCATTACCCTTGTATGGCAACTTAACTACGGATGATATTGAAAGAATTTGCGCTATCTTGACTGCTATAGGATGTAAGAAAAATGAGTTTTAA
- a CDS encoding acyltransferase yields MSKYSLPGVTTFEYTKIVGIENIEFGSHIIIDDFVFIHAKKTIKIGNYVHIASFTSITGGESFVMEDFSALSSGIRILTGSDDFKEWGFGNSTLDEKYRNVKRRPIHIGKFVVVGANSVILPGVTVGEGATVGAGSVVTRNLEPWGIYIGNKKIGERDKAGVLKNYEKYLLEQNSVSDSGLINNESKSTL; encoded by the coding sequence CTTTTGAATATACAAAAATCGTAGGTATAGAAAATATAGAGTTTGGTAGTCATATAATTATTGACGATTTTGTATTTATTCATGCTAAGAAAACAATCAAAATAGGAAATTACGTTCATATCGCATCATTCACTTCAATAACCGGCGGTGAAAGCTTCGTTATGGAAGATTTTTCAGCACTATCGTCTGGGATTAGGATTCTTACTGGTTCAGATGATTTTAAAGAATGGGGATTTGGCAACTCTACATTAGACGAAAAATATAGAAATGTTAAGCGAAGACCGATTCACATAGGTAAATTCGTAGTTGTTGGTGCCAACAGTGTCATTCTTCCCGGTGTGACTGTTGGTGAAGGTGCTACAGTGGGGGCTGGTTCTGTCGTTACTAGAAATTTAGAACCTTGGGGAATTTATATCGGAAATAAAAAAATTGGAGAGAGAGATAAAGCAGGGGTTTTGAAAAATTACGAAAAATATTTGCTAGAACAAAACAGCGTTTCAGATAGCGGTTTAATTAACAATGAGTCGAAATCAACCCTTTGA